DNA from Bacteroidales bacterium:
TGTTGTAAAAACTATGATAGATCATGGGCATGACGGCATCCAGGTTCCATTTAGGCCATTCCTGCCTTACAAGCCTTTTGGCAATGGAAGGGGTTGGAAAGACAGCAGCAGTTACCTGCTTGTCATAGGTTTTTACAGCACGGGCAATCTTATTAACCAGCGAAGTAATCTGGTCATACCGGTACTGATCCCAGTCGTCATCTTTTGAAGGATCTTCGAGTTTCAGAGGATCCTTTCCATACTGCTCCCTGAATCTGCGGCGGCAGTCATCGCAATAGCAATAATCCCACTGTGCATATTCCTTATCCTGAACAATATCGTATTTTTCCCACAGGGCCCTGGGCAGAATCACATCGGGGTAGCGTATATAATCCAGATGAACGCTGGTTAAACCCTCAACCTTTGCAACCTCCACAGCATTTTCAGTAATATACTCCCGCGCATCCTGATCACTTGGACACAGCCATTTATAATACCCTACATAAGGCGGATCATCCACGCACGAAATCCCGTTCCGATTGACCATATACCAGTCCGGATGTTTTTCCTGCAATTCCTCACTGGTATGACGGGTACCCATGGTCCATGCATGCAGTTCAATGCCGTTTTTACGCGCAAAAGGGGCCGCCTTTTCATACCCTTTTATATCGCCTCCCATGAGTATGGCGGCGATGCCATTTTCTCTGAAATGACCAAACAGCTCATTTAGATTATCAGGGGATAAATCATCGGGTTGGCCTATCCAGGCCCAGTTCTTTAGTTTAGGCTTGCCCTCCGAAGAAGAAACAGACTTAAATCCTCCGAAAGTAACGCCCAAACCAAAAACAGCCACTGTACTTAAAAATTCCCTTCGTTTCATATCGATCGAATTATTTTATAAAATTTCGCCCGGAGTAATTCCTGTTTTTAAAACAAATCCCGTACCTTTGTTTGTTCAATGAATAAACAAACCTAATAAAAAAACCACGCAAAATCAAGTCGCAATCATTATAAAAGGAGAACCATGCGCTATTTTATCCTTATTGCCGGAACTTTTATTTTACTGCTGGGAAAACCATGTCGCCTAACCGCTCAAGAACAACGTTCAGACGAGACACTCATAAACGTGCCGAATCATCCCATACCTTTCAATCCTGAAAAATATATCTGTCTGCGTTCGGAAAAGCCTTTAAAAATAGACGGGAAGCAGAATGAAAAAGCATGGCAGAATGCCCGCTGGAGTGAACCGTTTGTGGATATAGAAGGAAAACTAAGGGATAAACCCGACTATCAAACACGGGTAAAGATGCTATGGGATGATCGCTATTTCTATATCTTCGCCCAAATGGAAGAACCCCACATATGGGGAAGGATCAGGGAACGGGATGCTGTTATTTATCACGACAACGACTTCGAGGTTTTCATTGATCCCGATGGGGATACCCATCATTATGCCGAAGTGGAAATGAATGCCTTGAACACCCTATGGGATCTTTTGCTTACCAAGCCATACCGGGATGGGGGCATCCCATTAACAAACTGGGATATAAAGAATCTGGAAACGGCAGTACACATTGAAGGCACGCTAAATAATCCCAATGACACCGATCAATATTGGACTGCCGAAATTGCCATCCCCTGGAGGGCACTCGGAAAAATCATACCACAAGCCAAAAAACCGCGAAACGACGATCAGTGGAGGGTCAACTTTTCAAGGGTTCAATGGAAGACAGAGATCGAAAATAATGAATACAGGAAAAAACGCGACGAACATGGAAATTTGCTGCCGGAACAAAACTGGGTATGGTCTCCTCAGGGCAGAGTCAATATACACCGGCCGGAAACCTGGGGTATCGTCCAGTTCAGCAAAGAACCGGCAGGGAGTGGAAAGGTGGCATTCATCAGCAACCAAAAGTACCAGATCAAATGGTATTTGAGAAATCTATATTACAGACAGAATCAGTTTCACAGGGAGAATGGAACTTATGCGGACAAACGGGAACAACTCAGACCCGAAAGTCTGCCCGAATTACCGTTCTCGAAAGAAATCAGCATAAGCAGCGGATCTTTCTGGTATGTGATTTCACTGTCGACCCCCAATAATGGGGAATGGTTCATCAAAGAAGACGGAGAAATCCGGCAACGATAGTACTCAAAAAGGAATCGCGTATTGTTGTTACATTAAATTAAAACCCTAAATTTTCATATCATGATTTCCACTTATTTTTTCAAAAAACATCTCATCACATCCTTCACCTTATTGCTGGGTCTGGCTCTTTTCAGTTGTCAGACGGAACAGGAGAGAGAAAAAGCCGTCAGTCCAATCAATCCGGAAGGCGCTCCATTTTCTCCGGCAGATCAACAAATCATTGAAGAAGTAAAAATCTTAAACAAGAGGTTGCCTTCAGGCAGCTACGATCCGGTAGAATCCAAAATCATCCAGGGCACTTTTGAATATCCAAAATCGGAGGGTCAACCACTGATGACTTCGGAAGGCAAATTATTGTGGGAAACCATCGAAACCGACAGTGCCGGATGGTTCCAGCACAAAACCTTCAGGAACAATTATGCCTATGTTTCGGTCCATTCTGACCGGGATAAAATTGTTTTGCTCGAAGGCATGGGGCACCGCATGGTTTTTGTCAACGGCGAGCCGCGCACAGGGAACCTTTACCAGCTTGACGACAATTCCCCTTCATGGAGGCCGCAGTACAATTACAGCCTGATGCCCATAAAGCTTAAGGAGGGTAAAAATCATCTGCTTTTCCGATGTACCCGAGGAAAACTGAAGATCAGACTGAATCCCATGCGGTCAGCGGTAATGCTCAATGTTAACGATCCTACATTCCCCGATCTAATCAAGGGAGAACCTGTCAATGACCAGGCTGCAGTTATTGTGGTCAACGGTACCGGGCAACCCCGTGGAAATCTTTCGATCCGCTCGGAAAGCGAGAACTTGCAATCTACCACCACTTCCCTGCCGGTTGTAGCGCCGATGACCATCCGGAAGGTGCCGTTTGACGTTAAAGGCCAGGCACCCACTGAGAGCGGCCATAAAAACATCAGCCTCTCCTTGAAATCCGGAGAACGGATCATCGATACCTCCACAGTAAGATTCAGCATTAAAAACCCCAATGAGCCACAAAGAAAAACGTTCATCAGTGAAATTGACGGCAGTTTGCAGTATTACGCAATCAATCCTGCTTCTTCAGAAGAAAATGAATCCAAAGCCCTGTTTCTTTCTGTGCATGGTGCTTCGGTCGAGGCCATCAACCAGGCACAATCTTATCATAGCAAGCCATGGGGTCATGTTGTTGCCCCCACCAACAGGCGACCTTACGGTTACGACTGGGAGAACTGGGGCCGGATAGACGCCATTGAAGTGCTTGATATAGCAAAAGAGAAATATAACATTGACCCTGAACGTGTGTACCTGACCGGCCATTCCATGGGAGGTCACGGAACGTGGTATCTGGGAGTCACCTACCCCGATAAATGGGCAGCCATAGGACCCAGCGCCGGATGGAACAGCTTCTGGACCTACGGAGGCAGCAGACTTATGGAAGAAGCCAATCCTACTGAGAAGCTTTATTACAGGAGCATGAGCCCAAGCAATACCTTCGGACTGGTGGAAAACCTGCGGAACAATACCGGTGTTTACATCATTCACGGTAAAGATGACCAGGTAGTCTCTGTCGACCAGGCTTATCAGATGATGGATACACTGGATAAATATGAAATCAACTACCGGTTTCATGAAGAGCCCGGTGCGGGACACTGGTGGGACAATTCCGATGCGCCGGGTGCAGCCTGCGTTGACTGGCCACCCCTGTTCGACTATTTTGCGCGGCACCGCATGCCTGAAAACGAGGAAATACGACAGGTAACCTTTGTCACAGCCAATCCGGGCGTATCGGCTTACAAACACTGGCTGGGCATTGAAGCCCAAATAAATCATTTGGAAATAAGCAAGGCAGATATTGAATTTGTCCCGGGTAAAAATGTATTCCAGGGGAATACCGAAAATGTAGCCCGATTAGGCCTAAAACTGGACCATCTTACATCGAAAGACTCCATAAGTTTTGCCATCGACGGACACTCGGTGCAGAAGGTGCCCTATCCCGAACAGGAAAAGCAACTGTGGCTGTCACGTAGCGGTGACGGATCATGGGAAACCATTGATA
Protein-coding regions in this window:
- a CDS encoding family 10 glycosylhydrolase → MKRREFLSTVAVFGLGVTFGGFKSVSSSEGKPKLKNWAWIGQPDDLSPDNLNELFGHFRENGIAAILMGGDIKGYEKAAPFARKNGIELHAWTMGTRHTSEELQEKHPDWYMVNRNGISCVDDPPYVGYYKWLCPSDQDAREYITENAVEVAKVEGLTSVHLDYIRYPDVILPRALWEKYDIVQDKEYAQWDYCYCDDCRRRFREQYGKDPLKLEDPSKDDDWDQYRYDQITSLVNKIARAVKTYDKQVTAAVFPTPSIAKRLVRQEWPKWNLDAVMPMIYHSFYNKEVSWIEKATREGVNELPAEVPLYTGLYLPEMGPGELAEALDYAHKGGAKGVSLFNGNTPTEAHWKKWNEALKNYQVL
- a CDS encoding carbohydrate-binding family 9-like protein gives rise to the protein MRYFILIAGTFILLLGKPCRLTAQEQRSDETLINVPNHPIPFNPEKYICLRSEKPLKIDGKQNEKAWQNARWSEPFVDIEGKLRDKPDYQTRVKMLWDDRYFYIFAQMEEPHIWGRIRERDAVIYHDNDFEVFIDPDGDTHHYAEVEMNALNTLWDLLLTKPYRDGGIPLTNWDIKNLETAVHIEGTLNNPNDTDQYWTAEIAIPWRALGKIIPQAKKPRNDDQWRVNFSRVQWKTEIENNEYRKKRDEHGNLLPEQNWVWSPQGRVNIHRPETWGIVQFSKEPAGSGKVAFISNQKYQIKWYLRNLYYRQNQFHRENGTYADKREQLRPESLPELPFSKEISISSGSFWYVISLSTPNNGEWFIKEDGEIRQR
- a CDS encoding prolyl oligopeptidase family serine peptidase encodes the protein MISTYFFKKHLITSFTLLLGLALFSCQTEQEREKAVSPINPEGAPFSPADQQIIEEVKILNKRLPSGSYDPVESKIIQGTFEYPKSEGQPLMTSEGKLLWETIETDSAGWFQHKTFRNNYAYVSVHSDRDKIVLLEGMGHRMVFVNGEPRTGNLYQLDDNSPSWRPQYNYSLMPIKLKEGKNHLLFRCTRGKLKIRLNPMRSAVMLNVNDPTFPDLIKGEPVNDQAAVIVVNGTGQPRGNLSIRSESENLQSTTTSLPVVAPMTIRKVPFDVKGQAPTESGHKNISLSLKSGERIIDTSTVRFSIKNPNEPQRKTFISEIDGSLQYYAINPASSEENESKALFLSVHGASVEAINQAQSYHSKPWGHVVAPTNRRPYGYDWENWGRIDAIEVLDIAKEKYNIDPERVYLTGHSMGGHGTWYLGVTYPDKWAAIGPSAGWNSFWTYGGSRLMEEANPTEKLYYRSMSPSNTFGLVENLRNNTGVYIIHGKDDQVVSVDQAYQMMDTLDKYEINYRFHEEPGAGHWWDNSDAPGAACVDWPPLFDYFARHRMPENEEIRQVTFVTANPGVSAYKHWLGIEAQINHLEISKADIEFVPGKNVFQGNTENVARLGLKLDHLTSKDSISFAIDGHSVQKVPYPEQEKQLWLSRSGDGSWETIDKPSKKLKGPHRYGTFKGAFKNHFMFVYATQGNPGENQHAYDKARYDAETFWYQGNGAVDIIPDTAFNASDYAGRDVILYGNAKTNAAWDDLLTGSPIQVNGESISVGDKNLNGNNLACVFVRPRDVNGATSVGVVSATGPKGWRLLNSRKYMYPFYNAPDFAVYDASEIGIKNSGIQAAGYFGIDWSLKNGEVRWNNDRE